From Rudanella lutea DSM 19387, a single genomic window includes:
- a CDS encoding peptidylprolyl isomerase, which translates to MFSSHTRLLAATVLLTAGFSGCKTATAPIQQATPAQPVILSIGDRNFSTDDFFQAFTKNQISGDSAGRIDIKEYFELYTNMKLKVLAAEAGGQDTTEAFREEMATYRKQLAQNYLTDKEAVETLANEAYQRMQQEVDASHILIPVAEDASAADTLRAYEEVQAVRKRALAGEDFGQLARQFSKDAQTAQNGGNLGYFTAFATVYPLETAAYTTPIGSISAPVRTRFGYHLIRVNNRRPSRGKVQVAHILLRISPSADPTGQQLVKTRIDALYDRLQKGESFEMLARDNSDDATSRNNGGILPAFETGRNVPAFEEAAFALTTPGSYSKPVLTNYGWHILKLIGRKPLESYLELAPALRQKVVTDTRADVLRHALEQRLRREYTVTEDKATLTALTAKADSSLLRGQWKAVSLTDAGLLNKPLFSINNTPYPVAPFVQYVQQKQAPRPAGADPAVVMQRLYNRYLVDQLIRTEEENLDRKSPEFRALLTEIRDGVLLSAMMETNVWERSMADSTGQRQHYEANKNRYKMPERVVATLIEATSDEQLKQVNAMLTASPYQLRRSSPAVTFGQNETTIPTTGRDALYQLLVTMVRNSDYLVEVSGAQEAGERDTVSAARIRSVVSYLNRNGIPLTRIMEKDNKAFGNPANPRQVTFQFFSTNKLDVAKAINASKPNSVTITEGIFARGTYAVLDALPWKPGTVTTTDGNRLVQITISRVEPARLKTFAEARGTVINEYQAILEKQWLASLRQRYPVKINEDEMRKLAK; encoded by the coding sequence TTGTTTTCATCCCATACGCGCCTGCTCGCAGCAACGGTTTTACTGACGGCAGGCTTTTCCGGTTGCAAAACCGCCACCGCCCCCATTCAACAGGCTACGCCCGCTCAACCGGTCATTTTGAGCATTGGCGACCGCAATTTCTCGACTGACGATTTCTTTCAGGCCTTCACTAAGAATCAGATTTCCGGCGACTCGGCGGGGCGCATCGACATTAAAGAGTACTTTGAGTTGTACACCAACATGAAGCTGAAAGTACTCGCGGCCGAAGCCGGTGGGCAGGATACGACCGAGGCTTTCCGCGAAGAAATGGCGACCTACCGCAAGCAGTTGGCCCAGAATTACCTGACGGACAAAGAAGCCGTAGAAACCCTTGCCAACGAAGCCTACCAACGGATGCAGCAGGAAGTGGATGCCTCGCATATTCTGATTCCGGTGGCCGAAGACGCGTCGGCCGCCGACACGCTCCGGGCCTATGAAGAAGTGCAGGCCGTTCGGAAACGGGCCCTCGCAGGTGAAGATTTTGGTCAATTGGCCCGGCAGTTTTCCAAAGACGCCCAAACCGCACAGAACGGCGGTAACCTGGGCTATTTTACCGCCTTCGCCACTGTGTACCCACTCGAAACAGCGGCTTATACCACCCCCATTGGTAGTATTTCGGCACCGGTTCGCACTCGTTTCGGCTACCACCTGATTCGGGTCAACAACCGCCGTCCTAGCCGGGGCAAAGTGCAGGTGGCTCACATTCTGCTTCGGATCAGCCCCTCGGCCGACCCCACCGGTCAGCAACTGGTTAAAACCCGCATCGATGCCCTGTACGACCGGCTCCAGAAAGGAGAATCGTTCGAGATGCTCGCCCGCGACAACTCCGACGATGCGACCTCCCGCAACAATGGCGGTATTTTGCCCGCGTTTGAAACGGGCCGCAACGTACCCGCTTTTGAAGAAGCCGCCTTTGCCCTCACCACACCCGGCAGCTACTCGAAACCCGTGCTGACCAACTACGGCTGGCATATTCTGAAACTGATTGGCCGCAAACCGCTTGAGTCGTATCTCGAACTCGCGCCCGCTCTGCGCCAAAAAGTAGTGACCGATACCCGCGCCGACGTACTTCGGCACGCCCTCGAACAGCGGCTCCGGCGTGAATACACCGTGACCGAAGACAAAGCCACCCTGACCGCCCTCACGGCTAAGGCCGATAGCAGCCTGCTACGCGGCCAGTGGAAAGCCGTTTCGCTCACCGACGCGGGTTTGCTCAATAAGCCTCTGTTTAGCATCAACAATACGCCATACCCGGTTGCGCCGTTTGTGCAATATGTACAGCAAAAACAGGCACCCCGGCCAGCCGGAGCCGATCCGGCGGTGGTGATGCAACGCCTGTACAACCGGTATCTGGTCGATCAGCTGATTCGGACGGAAGAAGAAAATCTGGATCGTAAATCGCCGGAGTTCAGGGCGTTGCTGACCGAAATTCGCGATGGTGTTTTACTCTCGGCTATGATGGAAACCAACGTTTGGGAACGGTCGATGGCCGATTCAACAGGGCAACGGCAACATTACGAAGCCAACAAAAACCGGTACAAAATGCCTGAGCGCGTGGTAGCTACCCTGATTGAAGCCACCAGCGACGAGCAACTGAAGCAGGTAAACGCCATGCTCACAGCCAGTCCTTATCAGTTGCGCCGATCGTCGCCCGCCGTAACGTTTGGGCAAAACGAAACCACCATACCCACTACCGGGCGCGACGCCCTGTATCAGTTGCTGGTCACGATGGTACGCAATAGCGACTACCTCGTCGAAGTATCGGGGGCGCAGGAAGCTGGCGAGCGCGACACCGTTTCGGCGGCCCGGATTCGGTCGGTGGTGAGCTACCTCAACCGCAACGGCATTCCGCTTACCCGGATCATGGAAAAAGACAACAAGGCGTTTGGTAACCCGGCCAACCCGCGCCAGGTGACGTTTCAGTTTTTCTCCACGAACAAACTCGATGTAGCCAAGGCTATCAATGCCTCGAAACCCAACTCGGTTACCATCACAGAGGGTATTTTTGCACGGGGCACCTATGCTGTACTCGACGCCCTGCCCTGGAAGCCCGGCACCGTGACTACCACCGACGGTAACCGACTGGTGCAAATCACCATCAGCCGGGTTGAACCGGCCCGCCTGAAAACCTTTGCCGAAGCACGCGGTACGGTTATTAACGAATACCAGGCGATCCTCGAAAAACAGTGGCTGGCTTCGCTCCGGCAGCGGTATCCGGTCAAAATAAACGAAGACGAGATGCGGAAGCTGGCGAAATGA
- a CDS encoding AAA family ATPase, with the protein MPYTSDVAAAEALNDSYKKLKAEISKVVIGQDDTVRLLLTAIFCQGHCLLVGVPGLAKTLLIQTIASALDLDFNRIQFTPDLMPSDILGSETLDQERNFKFIKGPVFANIILADEINRTPPKTQSALLEAMQEYAVTIAGQKYNLSRPFFVLATQNPIEQEGTYPLPEAQLDRFMFNIWLDYPSYQSELDIVKNTTTDTRPVVQKVISGEQITEFQHLVRRVPVVDNVVEYAVKLVHKTRPNTELASPDANNYLEWGAGPRASQALILAAKCNALLNGKYSPDIEDVRAVALPILRHRVVRNFKAEAENISVDELVKRLL; encoded by the coding sequence GTGCCCTATACATCTGATGTCGCGGCTGCCGAAGCCCTCAATGATTCCTACAAAAAACTCAAAGCCGAAATCTCTAAAGTGGTCATTGGGCAGGACGACACCGTTCGGCTGCTGCTGACCGCCATCTTCTGTCAGGGGCACTGTTTGCTAGTGGGGGTTCCGGGCCTGGCCAAGACCCTGCTGATTCAAACCATTGCCAGCGCGCTTGATCTGGATTTTAACCGGATTCAGTTTACGCCCGACCTCATGCCTTCTGACATTTTGGGGTCCGAAACCCTTGATCAGGAGCGTAACTTCAAATTCATCAAAGGGCCGGTGTTTGCCAACATCATTCTGGCCGACGAAATCAACCGGACCCCGCCCAAAACCCAGTCGGCCCTGCTCGAAGCCATGCAGGAGTACGCCGTTACGATTGCGGGTCAGAAGTACAACCTGAGTCGGCCATTTTTCGTACTGGCCACCCAGAACCCCATTGAGCAGGAAGGTACCTACCCCCTGCCCGAAGCCCAGCTCGACCGGTTTATGTTCAATATCTGGCTCGACTACCCTTCGTACCAGTCGGAGCTTGATATTGTAAAAAACACCACGACCGACACGCGGCCGGTAGTTCAGAAAGTCATTTCGGGCGAGCAGATCACCGAATTCCAGCACTTGGTACGCCGGGTTCCCGTGGTCGACAACGTAGTGGAGTACGCCGTAAAGCTGGTGCATAAAACCCGCCCCAATACCGAGTTGGCTTCACCCGACGCCAATAACTACCTTGAGTGGGGCGCAGGACCACGGGCGTCGCAGGCACTTATTCTGGCCGCTAAATGTAACGCCCTGCTTAACGGAAAATACTCGCCCGACATCGAAGACGTGCGGGCCGTAGCCCTTCCGATTCTGCGGCACCGGGTTGTTCGGAACTTTAAAGCCGAAGCTGAAAATATCTCCGTCGATGAACTTGTAAAGCGCCTTTTATAA
- a CDS encoding peptidylprolyl isomerase, with the protein MRKLPVQTLLVALGLLFSGVAFGQGQGVSLNKVIARIDNYYVLKSDVEETKQSYVGQNQPAPPTCQILESLVINKMMLAKAEIDSVVVDDKAVDNQLDGRMSYMIQQFGSEKNIVEAYGKSLELLKSELRQQVKDQLLVQKMQQKITDDVKVTPREVKKFFDSIPKDSLPYMPAEVEIGQIVRFAKATREQKDVLRQRLLDIKKRVQAGEDFAALAKEFSEDVGSAERGGDLGFAKRGMMVAPFEGAALKLKPNELSDIVESEFGFHLIQLIETRGAEYHARHILLRPDYNRLDVNEPTRFLDSLRTLIVADTLKFAKAAKDFSEDKGTADAGGLLRDPQTGSSRLSMDGTMEYALYSMLDTMQVGAISKPLPYRTEDGKSAMRILYFKTKNPPHTADYKLDFEKLQNIVTANKKNRAIDEWFRKSVGEVFITVDPEFNECRVFGTSQNSASATGGN; encoded by the coding sequence ATGCGAAAACTACCTGTTCAAACGCTTTTGGTGGCCCTGGGTCTCCTGTTTTCCGGAGTTGCCTTCGGCCAGGGTCAGGGCGTTAGCCTGAATAAAGTCATTGCCCGGATCGACAACTACTACGTGCTCAAGTCCGACGTAGAAGAGACGAAGCAGTCGTACGTGGGTCAGAACCAACCCGCCCCCCCCACCTGCCAGATCCTCGAAAGTCTGGTCATCAACAAGATGATGCTGGCCAAAGCCGAAATCGACTCCGTAGTGGTCGATGACAAAGCGGTAGACAATCAGCTCGACGGCCGGATGTCGTACATGATTCAGCAGTTTGGGTCGGAGAAAAACATTGTCGAGGCTTACGGTAAAAGCCTTGAGTTGCTCAAAAGTGAGCTTCGCCAGCAGGTGAAAGATCAGCTTCTGGTGCAGAAAATGCAGCAAAAAATCACCGACGACGTGAAGGTGACTCCGCGCGAAGTGAAGAAATTCTTCGACAGCATTCCGAAAGACAGCTTGCCGTACATGCCCGCCGAGGTTGAAATTGGTCAGATCGTACGGTTTGCCAAAGCCACCCGCGAACAGAAAGATGTACTGCGCCAGCGTTTGTTGGACATAAAAAAGCGCGTGCAGGCCGGTGAAGACTTTGCGGCCCTGGCGAAGGAATTTTCGGAAGACGTAGGCTCGGCCGAACGGGGAGGTGACCTGGGCTTTGCCAAACGCGGCATGATGGTGGCCCCGTTTGAAGGAGCTGCCCTCAAACTGAAACCCAACGAATTATCAGACATTGTTGAATCGGAGTTCGGTTTTCACCTGATTCAGCTAATCGAAACCCGCGGGGCCGAGTACCACGCCCGCCATATTCTGCTCCGTCCCGATTACAACCGTCTGGATGTAAACGAGCCGACCCGGTTTCTGGATAGCCTACGGACCCTGATTGTAGCCGACACGCTCAAATTTGCGAAGGCCGCCAAGGACTTCTCGGAAGACAAAGGTACGGCCGATGCGGGCGGTCTCCTGCGCGACCCCCAAACGGGTAGCTCGCGGTTGTCGATGGACGGCACTATGGAATACGCCCTGTACTCGATGCTCGACACGATGCAGGTGGGAGCTATCTCGAAGCCCCTTCCGTACCGGACTGAAGACGGTAAAAGCGCCATGCGTATCTTGTATTTCAAGACCAAAAATCCACCGCATACGGCCGATTACAAACTCGATTTCGAGAAACTACAGAATATTGTAACGGCCAACAAGAAGAACCGCGCGATTGATGAGTGGTTCCGAAAATCGGTGGGTGAGGTCTTTATCACCGTCGATCCGGAATTTAACGAATGCCGGGTTTTTGGGACCTCCCAAAACAGTGCGTCGGCCACAGGAGGAAATTAA